Proteins from a single region of Longimicrobiales bacterium:
- a CDS encoding DUF4388 domain-containing protein, with product MAIEGALQDVSLADICQLLGMGMKTGCLSLTDRSNFGYIYFGKGRVIHASVLNRPDRLGELLVRNHVITRKHLSAAMEQQALEKGKRLGEILVEQESITEEKLQHYIQTQIEEAVYNLFTWNQGSFHFDTGQAPDEDGVFLVSIPPEALLMEGARRVDEWSLVEKKIPSFEVVFQFDRHPDDSEEEVELTKDQKKILPFIDGVRTVDEIMNEAGLVEFETGKAFYGLIQAGFVSRAGERSTEAEAGGDESLQQHLNVGVAFYRSGMMEDATREFEQALEIDPKQARANFMLGLMAFRAGRLDEALQHFGSMPESHREGYAVQRNRALTLELLGRYPEALEALDTASLSKPDDAELHLARGILFLKARDAARSLDSLRQYRTSPTIKKPSAAYYAYTILASAVAGDTDYAVAVGREGMGLYPESGPVLVNTGAVLERRGEVEAAEALYKRAVAVAPVPPQAHKNLGDQAYAHGDHEGARVQYEKAVKLSPRLGDDIYLRLGTMAYKSNDRDVALLLWRRALGLNPHNDAVRSNLDMISGE from the coding sequence ATGGCCATCGAAGGCGCGCTCCAAGACGTTAGCCTGGCCGATATTTGCCAGCTACTCGGGATGGGTATGAAGACGGGGTGTCTTAGCCTGACGGACCGCTCCAACTTTGGATACATCTATTTCGGAAAGGGACGGGTGATTCACGCTTCGGTGTTGAATCGTCCGGATCGACTGGGAGAACTCCTGGTCCGAAACCACGTGATTACGCGGAAGCACCTCTCGGCGGCCATGGAGCAGCAGGCGCTCGAGAAGGGGAAGCGCTTGGGCGAGATCTTGGTGGAGCAGGAGAGCATCACCGAAGAGAAGCTGCAGCACTACATCCAAACGCAGATCGAAGAGGCGGTGTACAACCTCTTCACTTGGAACCAGGGCTCCTTCCACTTCGACACCGGCCAGGCGCCAGACGAAGACGGGGTCTTTCTCGTCAGCATCCCGCCGGAAGCACTTCTTATGGAAGGTGCTCGGCGTGTGGACGAGTGGAGTTTGGTCGAGAAGAAGATCCCCTCGTTCGAGGTCGTCTTCCAATTCGATCGACATCCGGACGATTCCGAGGAAGAGGTCGAGCTGACCAAAGATCAGAAGAAGATCCTCCCGTTCATTGATGGTGTCCGCACCGTCGACGAGATCATGAACGAGGCGGGACTGGTTGAGTTCGAGACCGGGAAGGCTTTTTACGGGCTCATCCAGGCCGGCTTCGTCAGTCGTGCCGGAGAACGGAGCACAGAAGCAGAGGCGGGGGGCGATGAATCGCTCCAGCAACACCTGAACGTCGGGGTCGCGTTCTATCGTTCAGGTATGATGGAGGACGCCACTCGGGAGTTCGAACAGGCACTTGAGATCGACCCTAAACAGGCTCGAGCGAACTTCATGCTTGGGTTGATGGCCTTCCGTGCTGGACGTCTCGACGAAGCGCTTCAGCACTTCGGATCCATGCCGGAGTCGCACCGTGAGGGGTATGCGGTACAGCGGAATCGGGCTCTCACGCTCGAGCTTCTGGGAAGGTATCCCGAAGCACTCGAAGCTCTCGATACGGCGAGCCTGTCAAAGCCCGATGACGCTGAACTGCATTTGGCCCGGGGGATTCTCTTCCTGAAGGCACGGGATGCCGCTCGGTCGCTCGACTCGCTGCGCCAGTACCGGACCTCTCCGACCATCAAGAAGCCGTCCGCGGCCTATTACGCATACACGATCCTAGCTTCTGCTGTGGCAGGGGACACCGACTATGCGGTTGCGGTGGGCAGAGAGGGAATGGGCCTCTACCCCGAGTCGGGTCCCGTCTTGGTCAACACGGGCGCCGTGCTCGAGCGGCGCGGTGAAGTAGAAGCCGCAGAGGCGCTCTACAAGCGAGCGGTCGCCGTTGCTCCAGTTCCGCCTCAAGCCCACAAGAATCTGGGTGACCAAGCTTACGCCCATGGAGATCACGAGGGCGCCCGTGTTCAGTACGAAAAGGCGGTGAAACTCTCGCCCCGTTTGGGTGATGACATCTACCTGCGGTTGGGCACGATGGCATACAAGTCCAACGACCGTGACGTGGCACTGCTTCTTTGGCGGCGAGCCTTGGGCCTGAACCCACACAACGATGCGGTTCGCTCCAACTTGGATATGATCTCCGGAGAGTGA
- a CDS encoding DnaA/Hda family protein, translating into MTDLDPKLTFDAFVVGPASRLASAAARRAADSPGTSYNPLFIYSASGLGKSHILAAIAHQAPKAGNEGSVEYMALEKYLEELASALEAGDRDGFRDRFSHLEILLLDDVQFLTGQPEAQEMLLRTLDELSTAGSQIVLASDRPPADINGLDARLLSRFSGGLIVDIGAPEYETRVAIIRKKAEERDQSLQSGVAESLARSPFKNVRELGGALNKVFATQELEERQVTAEEVSQMLGDKGGSAPAVESLGSEFGSFFEDLVETVAVTVKEKEVPWRKAMREAIDGAEREGFVVKRLHGYQDGEEPDGWETIVEAYKADVQRLREIDEELDRLGNPWPEAAEGVLKDPDRIEKAEALLTSVRERQRPFPKLGAGMLLGDLDDFPAMAVKAAQQLVAQEKPQYNPIYVWSGKAELGRTLLGASGRTHQEAHPEAKMAVTSVAEFAEDFIRALGEGVAGAWRERWWTVDLLLVHGVEALSETERAQDEFFHLFEALKRRGARIMLAGDRAPSGIGGIDDRLRSRFEGGLVLEVDAGDGKGDLALVEEQAPDVTGSFVPQMEETAALASAPERPVAQLVATSAPAKGGAWFPSAENVVLMWPKIDDLLIEELD; encoded by the coding sequence ATGACCGACCTCGATCCGAAACTGACATTCGACGCGTTTGTAGTCGGGCCAGCCAGCAGGCTCGCCTCGGCCGCCGCGCGTCGTGCTGCCGATTCGCCTGGGACGAGCTACAACCCGTTGTTCATATACTCCGCCTCAGGATTGGGGAAGTCACACATTCTGGCCGCCATTGCCCATCAGGCGCCAAAGGCCGGAAACGAGGGCAGCGTCGAGTACATGGCGCTGGAGAAGTACTTGGAAGAACTCGCGTCAGCGCTCGAAGCAGGCGACCGCGACGGATTCCGGGATCGCTTCTCCCATTTAGAAATTCTGCTTCTCGATGACGTGCAGTTCTTGACGGGTCAGCCCGAGGCGCAGGAGATGCTTCTGCGCACCCTGGATGAACTCTCCACGGCCGGAAGCCAAATTGTCCTAGCAAGTGATCGCCCTCCTGCAGACATCAACGGTTTGGACGCGCGCCTCCTCTCCCGGTTCTCCGGGGGGCTGATCGTGGATATCGGGGCTCCTGAGTACGAGACCCGCGTGGCGATCATCCGGAAGAAAGCTGAAGAACGAGACCAGTCGCTTCAGTCTGGGGTGGCTGAGTCGTTGGCGCGCTCGCCCTTCAAGAATGTCCGCGAGTTGGGAGGCGCCCTCAACAAGGTGTTCGCCACTCAGGAGTTGGAAGAGCGACAGGTCACCGCCGAAGAAGTCTCGCAGATGTTGGGCGATAAAGGTGGCTCGGCGCCTGCAGTCGAGTCCCTAGGCAGTGAATTCGGCTCGTTCTTCGAGGATCTTGTGGAGACCGTTGCGGTGACGGTTAAAGAGAAGGAAGTGCCGTGGCGAAAGGCGATGCGAGAGGCGATCGACGGAGCCGAGCGTGAGGGCTTCGTGGTCAAGCGTCTTCATGGGTATCAGGACGGCGAAGAGCCGGATGGATGGGAAACGATCGTAGAGGCGTACAAGGCCGATGTTCAGCGTCTGCGAGAAATCGACGAGGAACTCGACCGACTGGGGAACCCCTGGCCTGAGGCTGCTGAGGGAGTCTTGAAGGACCCTGACCGGATTGAAAAAGCCGAAGCGCTGCTTACATCGGTCAGAGAGCGGCAGCGCCCCTTTCCGAAGCTTGGTGCGGGCATGCTCTTGGGCGACTTGGACGACTTCCCGGCGATGGCCGTGAAGGCCGCACAACAGCTGGTCGCCCAGGAGAAACCCCAGTACAACCCGATTTATGTATGGTCTGGAAAAGCGGAGCTCGGACGGACCCTCCTGGGCGCTTCGGGTCGCACGCATCAGGAAGCTCATCCAGAGGCCAAGATGGCGGTCACATCTGTGGCGGAGTTCGCCGAGGATTTCATTCGAGCCCTCGGTGAGGGGGTCGCCGGCGCCTGGCGAGAGCGCTGGTGGACGGTTGATCTGCTCCTGGTTCACGGGGTCGAGGCTCTTTCGGAGACGGAGCGGGCCCAGGACGAGTTTTTCCATCTCTTCGAAGCGCTCAAGCGACGAGGCGCTCGCATTATGCTGGCAGGTGATCGAGCCCCTAGTGGTATTGGCGGTATCGACGACCGGCTCCGCTCGCGGTTCGAGGGCGGTCTGGTGTTGGAGGTCGATGCGGGAGACGGGAAGGGAGATCTCGCTCTTGTGGAGGAACAAGCCCCGGACGTGACGGGCTCGTTCGTTCCACAGATGGAAGAGACGGCCGCCCTGGCATCAGCGCCTGAACGTCCCGTGGCCCAACTCGTCGCGACGTCCGCACCTGCGAAGGGTGGGGCGTGGTTCCCCTCCGCGGAGAACGTCGTCCTGATGTGGCCCAAGATCGATGACCTATTGATCGAGGAACTCGACTAA
- a CDS encoding RluA family pseudouridine synthase, with protein sequence MDASNYELVVAPGEENRLDSFLADRLDCSRTQAQKFLAKGLVTVDGRAGKKSEPVTEGMVIHATVPAPESVDIEAEDLPLEIVYQDDAIVVVNKAAGMVVHPAPGHRSGTMVNALMYHVRDLSGVGGRLRPGIVHRLDRGTSGLLVVAKNDVAHHTLSDALKLRKVKRLYQAAAWGHLSEPLLTIEAPIGRDARDRKRMAVSEDGRPALTRAKVTERWERADFLSVALKTGRTHQIRVHLTHIGHPVVGDPVYGLGWERGMGGPTQSWAVKLSKKVGRQFLHAAELAFDHPVTGQPMHFEAPLPDDLAAAAAWARGEAE encoded by the coding sequence GTGGATGCCTCCAATTATGAATTGGTCGTCGCGCCGGGCGAAGAGAACCGTCTAGACAGTTTCTTGGCGGACCGCCTCGATTGTTCACGAACACAGGCGCAAAAATTTCTAGCGAAAGGTCTCGTGACCGTAGACGGGCGGGCCGGCAAGAAATCCGAGCCGGTGACGGAGGGCATGGTGATCCATGCCACAGTTCCGGCACCCGAGTCGGTCGATATTGAGGCTGAAGATCTTCCGCTTGAGATCGTGTACCAAGACGACGCGATTGTCGTGGTGAACAAGGCGGCCGGCATGGTGGTTCACCCGGCACCGGGGCATCGCTCGGGGACCATGGTGAACGCCTTGATGTATCACGTACGCGATCTTTCAGGTGTTGGGGGGCGGCTCCGACCAGGCATCGTTCACCGCCTGGACCGTGGAACATCCGGACTGCTCGTAGTGGCGAAAAACGATGTGGCGCACCATACGCTTTCGGACGCGCTCAAGCTCCGGAAGGTGAAGCGCTTGTACCAAGCCGCGGCTTGGGGGCACCTGTCGGAGCCTCTATTGACCATCGAGGCGCCCATTGGACGCGACGCCAGGGACCGAAAACGGATGGCGGTGTCGGAGGACGGGCGTCCGGCGTTGACCCGGGCCAAAGTCACGGAACGATGGGAACGAGCCGATTTTCTCTCCGTGGCTCTCAAAACGGGGCGAACGCACCAGATCCGTGTACACCTGACTCATATTGGACACCCGGTTGTGGGTGATCCTGTGTATGGGCTGGGTTGGGAGCGGGGCATGGGTGGCCCGACCCAGTCCTGGGCTGTGAAGCTCTCAAAGAAAGTGGGTCGTCAGTTCCTTCACGCCGCAGAACTCGCCTTCGACCACCCTGTCACGGGTCAACCCATGCACTTTGAAGCGCCGCTGCCGGACGACTTGGCGGCGGCAGCGGCTTGGGCCCGTGGAGAAGCCGAATAG
- the ileS gene encoding isoleucine--tRNA ligase, with amino-acid sequence MSYPELPKTRLDIETEMLDQWREEDLFKQTLDANSDGEQFVFYEGPPTANGRPGLHHIISRTIKDMMCRHRAMQGFAITRIAGWDTHGLPVEIEAEKKLDISGKPEIEALGVAEFNKVCKDSVFTYKEEWEQLSERIAYWLEYWRPYVTFHTDYVESVWWILKTFAEKDLLYRGHKSVPYCPRCGTTLSSHEVAQGYKDVEDPSLTFVALVVDDNGVPDPDGRAFLAWTTTPWTVPSNAGLAVHPDLTYVEVAQDGRRYIVAQDRAEALFGEDHEVVATVSGADLVGMRYARPLDLVAMPEDPQNGWTVVAEDFVSSGDGTGIVHMAPAFGADDYAAGLRHDLPMLNPIDDAGCFTADVGLVGGQFVKDADAALVEELRTRGGLFDIGRLTHSYPHCWRCSSPLLYVARDSWFARTSSLKDQLLANNDQVSWYPPEVGENRFGEWLRGNVDWALSRDRYWGTPLPVWVCENDRDHVHWIGSRADLAAAAGELGDDFDPHKPYIDEITWGCSECDGTMRRTPEVIDAWFDSGAMPFAQWHYPFENEDEFERHFPADFICEGLDQTRGWFYSLMAISTLLGKGPAFKNVIVNDMILDAEGQKMSKSKGNIVNPWDAIEEHGSDALRWYLITSSNPWVPKRYDSDGVKEAARKFFDTLLNTYKFFALYASVESWAPSDADPEPEDRPFLDRWLLSRLDSVVSLVGSELDAYQPTRAYRALGDFVVEDLSNWYVRRSRPRFWGNSDEADMRAAFRTLWEALKQVSLLAAPLVPFSADWVHRALSGESAHLQSYPLPSGASDAEMEADMAAARTVVSLGRAAREDVKIRVRQPLRRIQVVLPHERTLTGELLDIVREELNVKEVGFLSTAEGLVTLVARPNFRGLGPRFGKSTNDAAEAIRGLSQEDLGAYRDGKSVTFELAGETHPLEEGDIEIIQQASGELVVKGEGASTVALDPELDDELRAEGMARELINRIQRLRKDSGLEITDRVALVLAGPESVQAAANAHVDFIAGETLATSVIVKGDLEDDTFTHVNEVDIDGTPATIGLSVDE; translated from the coding sequence ATGAGCTATCCTGAACTTCCGAAGACCCGACTCGATATCGAGACCGAGATGCTTGATCAGTGGCGTGAGGAGGATTTGTTCAAACAAACCCTCGACGCCAACTCGGACGGCGAACAATTCGTCTTTTATGAGGGCCCCCCCACGGCGAACGGACGTCCCGGTCTGCACCACATCATCAGTCGGACGATCAAGGACATGATGTGTCGCCACCGCGCGATGCAGGGGTTCGCGATCACCAGAATCGCCGGGTGGGATACGCACGGGCTTCCGGTAGAAATCGAGGCTGAGAAGAAGCTGGACATCAGCGGAAAGCCGGAGATCGAGGCCTTGGGCGTTGCCGAGTTCAACAAGGTCTGTAAAGACTCCGTCTTCACGTACAAGGAAGAATGGGAGCAGCTGAGCGAGCGCATCGCTTACTGGCTGGAGTACTGGCGCCCCTACGTGACGTTCCACACCGACTACGTGGAGTCCGTGTGGTGGATTCTTAAGACCTTCGCGGAAAAGGATCTGCTGTACCGAGGCCACAAAAGTGTGCCGTATTGCCCACGGTGTGGGACGACGCTGTCGTCACATGAGGTAGCACAGGGCTATAAAGACGTGGAGGACCCATCGCTGACCTTTGTCGCGTTGGTCGTCGATGACAACGGGGTGCCCGACCCAGACGGAAGGGCGTTTCTGGCTTGGACGACCACCCCGTGGACCGTCCCATCCAACGCGGGGTTGGCCGTACATCCGGACTTGACCTACGTCGAGGTTGCCCAGGATGGCCGTCGCTACATCGTGGCGCAGGATCGTGCCGAGGCTCTCTTCGGGGAAGACCACGAGGTGGTTGCCACTGTGAGCGGAGCCGACCTGGTTGGTATGCGGTACGCCCGTCCGCTCGACTTAGTGGCGATGCCAGAAGATCCACAGAATGGCTGGACGGTGGTGGCCGAAGACTTCGTCAGTTCCGGGGACGGTACCGGCATCGTGCACATGGCACCCGCGTTTGGTGCTGACGATTACGCAGCAGGACTCCGGCACGACCTGCCGATGCTGAACCCGATCGACGACGCAGGATGTTTTACGGCGGACGTGGGGTTGGTGGGTGGTCAGTTCGTGAAGGATGCTGATGCTGCTTTGGTCGAAGAGCTCAGAACCCGAGGCGGACTCTTCGATATCGGACGTCTGACGCACAGCTATCCTCACTGTTGGCGGTGCAGTTCACCGCTGCTTTACGTGGCTCGAGATTCTTGGTTTGCTAGGACGTCCAGCCTCAAAGACCAGCTCCTGGCCAACAATGATCAGGTGTCTTGGTATCCACCTGAGGTTGGTGAGAATCGGTTCGGTGAGTGGCTACGTGGGAACGTGGACTGGGCGCTATCTCGTGATCGGTATTGGGGCACTCCGCTCCCTGTCTGGGTATGCGAAAACGACCGTGATCACGTGCACTGGATCGGCTCTCGTGCCGATCTGGCCGCCGCCGCAGGCGAACTCGGCGACGACTTCGATCCACATAAGCCGTACATCGATGAGATCACCTGGGGTTGTTCCGAGTGTGACGGCACCATGCGCCGCACCCCGGAGGTTATCGACGCCTGGTTCGACTCCGGTGCGATGCCATTCGCGCAGTGGCACTACCCGTTCGAGAACGAAGACGAATTCGAACGTCATTTCCCCGCGGACTTCATTTGTGAGGGTCTTGATCAGACGCGTGGCTGGTTTTATTCGCTCATGGCGATCTCCACGCTTCTCGGCAAAGGGCCTGCGTTCAAGAATGTGATTGTGAACGACATGATCTTGGATGCGGAAGGACAGAAGATGTCCAAGTCCAAGGGCAATATCGTGAATCCTTGGGACGCCATCGAAGAGCATGGGTCAGACGCGCTCCGGTGGTACCTCATCACGTCGTCGAACCCGTGGGTGCCCAAGCGTTATGACTCGGATGGTGTGAAAGAGGCAGCGAGAAAGTTCTTCGACACGCTCCTCAACACGTACAAGTTCTTCGCGCTCTATGCGTCCGTGGAGTCATGGGCACCATCCGACGCCGATCCGGAGCCCGAGGACCGACCGTTCTTGGATCGATGGCTCTTGTCACGTCTCGACTCTGTTGTGTCCCTGGTGGGGTCTGAATTGGATGCATATCAGCCCACGAGGGCCTATCGTGCGTTGGGTGACTTCGTAGTCGAGGATCTGTCGAATTGGTATGTGCGGCGTAGCCGGCCGCGCTTCTGGGGGAACAGTGACGAAGCGGACATGCGTGCTGCGTTCCGCACGCTGTGGGAGGCGTTGAAGCAGGTATCGCTACTGGCGGCGCCGTTGGTACCGTTCTCGGCGGACTGGGTCCATCGCGCGTTGTCGGGGGAAAGCGCTCATTTGCAGAGTTACCCGTTGCCGTCGGGCGCATCGGATGCTGAGATGGAGGCTGACATGGCTGCTGCGCGCACTGTGGTGTCGCTCGGGCGTGCAGCACGCGAGGACGTAAAGATCCGTGTTCGCCAGCCCCTTCGGCGGATCCAGGTCGTGTTGCCACATGAACGGACGTTGACCGGCGAATTGCTCGACATCGTCCGCGAAGAACTGAACGTGAAGGAAGTTGGCTTCCTATCCACGGCAGAAGGTCTGGTCACTCTCGTGGCCCGCCCGAACTTCCGCGGATTGGGCCCACGCTTCGGGAAGAGCACCAACGATGCCGCTGAGGCGATTCGTGGGCTGTCTCAGGAGGACCTTGGGGCCTACCGGGACGGGAAAAGCGTAACGTTCGAATTGGCCGGCGAGACGCATCCTCTGGAGGAAGGTGACATTGAGATCATTCAGCAAGCCTCTGGAGAACTCGTCGTAAAGGGTGAAGGGGCGAGTACCGTCGCCCTAGATCCGGAATTGGACGACGAGCTGAGGGCCGAAGGTATGGCTCGTGAATTGATCAACCGCATTCAGCGCCTGCGGAAGGACTCGGGGCTCGAGATCACCGACCGTGTGGCGCTTGTGCTCGCCGGCCCAGAGAGTGTTCAGGCGGCCGCCAACGCTCACGTCGATTTCATTGCGGGCGAGACCTTAGCGACGAGTGTGATCGTGAAGGGTGATTTGGAGGACGACACCTTCACCCACGTCAACGAGGTCGATATCGACGGCACGCCCGCCACGATCGGACTCTCAGTGGATGAGTAA
- a CDS encoding purine-nucleoside phosphorylase, whose product MGTAEARLQAPVSTAVTARSDLRRRVDAAIGVIRSHTDFAPRVGIILGTGLGALADQIEVVASVNYSVIPGFPVPTVETHSGRLVFGLLGGTPVVAMQGRFHVYEGYSLQEVTFPVRVLKALGAETLVVSNACGGMNPDWAAGDLVLLDDHINLLGGNPLSGPNADDFGPRFPDMSEPYDRGLQRLAKDFAAELDITLRCGVYVAWTGPALETRAEYTMLRRLGADVVGMSTVPEVIVARHMAMPVLGIGIITDECFPDTLEAVDLSKIIATAMQSEPDLTRLIAGVVKEL is encoded by the coding sequence ATGGGGACCGCTGAAGCTCGACTCCAGGCGCCTGTGTCCACTGCCGTGACTGCGCGTTCTGACCTCAGGCGCCGTGTTGATGCGGCGATCGGTGTGATCCGTAGCCACACGGACTTTGCCCCGCGTGTGGGCATTATCCTTGGCACTGGACTCGGAGCGCTCGCGGATCAGATCGAGGTGGTCGCATCCGTGAATTATTCCGTGATCCCTGGTTTTCCTGTCCCGACCGTTGAGACCCATTCCGGCAGGCTTGTGTTCGGCCTTTTAGGAGGCACGCCTGTTGTAGCAATGCAGGGTCGATTCCACGTCTACGAGGGCTATTCGTTGCAGGAGGTCACGTTTCCCGTTCGGGTTCTGAAGGCACTCGGAGCGGAGACGTTGGTGGTGTCGAACGCGTGCGGCGGAATGAATCCCGATTGGGCGGCGGGTGACCTGGTACTACTGGATGACCACATCAACCTGCTTGGTGGAAACCCTCTGTCTGGCCCCAATGCCGATGACTTTGGCCCCCGATTTCCCGACATGTCAGAGCCGTACGACCGTGGGCTGCAGAGACTGGCGAAGGACTTTGCCGCGGAGTTGGATATCACGCTCCGCTGTGGTGTTTATGTGGCATGGACCGGGCCCGCCCTTGAAACACGTGCCGAGTATACGATGCTTCGCCGCCTAGGGGCGGACGTTGTGGGTATGTCTACGGTTCCGGAGGTGATCGTCGCTCGACACATGGCGATGCCTGTGTTGGGCATCGGCATCATTACCGACGAGTGTTTTCCGGACACGTTGGAAGCTGTAGACCTATCCAAGATCATCGCAACGGCGATGCAATCCGAGCCTGATTTGACCCGGCTTATTGCCGGGGTCGTGAAAGAGTTATGA
- a CDS encoding DivIVA domain-containing protein, with protein sequence MIDLTPLDVRNKRGDFKRILRGYDPQEVDVFLEIAAERLEQIVRENIGLREKSSVLEQQVTSQTGREQAVQEALVTAQELRADIHDQAKRESDHLLHEAETESRRRMAEAEAKVRKMLRDAERKLQVGQDGLEEMERRRTRFLKGFRQLLEREMDVVEVEEEGASLEDRPIDLDLGSGRFSRPALSLDGEGTQTAASDGSQDGDAEPDGRRADHDSADVDEGTEDPSLDAPVDEVAETLSSDEPVESGEEDEVRVGASVDDAEVGHAAAESNDEDAPASYPALVEDAAEEDPAVSRVSSLFDASPSLPDVPTLDEVLSESDSNDETLASPFDSDESDGDR encoded by the coding sequence ATGATCGACCTGACACCGCTCGACGTTCGTAACAAGCGTGGCGATTTCAAGAGGATCCTCAGGGGATACGACCCCCAAGAGGTCGATGTCTTCTTGGAGATCGCCGCCGAACGTCTGGAGCAGATCGTGCGAGAGAATATCGGGTTGCGAGAGAAGTCTTCGGTGCTCGAACAGCAGGTCACGTCGCAAACGGGCCGTGAACAAGCCGTGCAGGAAGCGTTGGTTACCGCTCAGGAGCTGCGGGCGGACATCCATGACCAGGCGAAGCGGGAGTCCGACCACCTTCTCCACGAGGCCGAGACCGAATCGCGACGCCGGATGGCCGAAGCTGAGGCGAAGGTGCGGAAGATGCTCCGCGATGCCGAGCGCAAACTTCAGGTCGGACAGGACGGACTCGAAGAAATGGAGCGGCGCAGGACTCGCTTTCTCAAGGGGTTCAGGCAGCTCTTGGAGCGGGAAATGGACGTCGTCGAGGTCGAAGAGGAGGGAGCTTCTTTAGAGGATCGACCCATTGATCTCGACTTGGGGAGCGGGAGGTTCAGCCGGCCGGCACTCTCGCTGGATGGGGAAGGGACCCAGACAGCCGCGTCTGACGGGTCGCAGGACGGGGATGCGGAACCCGACGGACGTCGGGCAGATCACGATTCGGCAGACGTCGACGAAGGGACGGAAGACCCATCGCTCGACGCGCCCGTCGATGAAGTGGCCGAAACTTTGTCCAGTGACGAACCCGTCGAGTCCGGCGAAGAGGACGAGGTTCGCGTGGGAGCGTCCGTGGACGATGCGGAGGTGGGCCACGCGGCGGCTGAGTCGAACGATGAGGACGCTCCCGCGAGCTATCCGGCCTTGGTGGAAGACGCCGCGGAGGAGGACCCCGCGGTGAGCCGTGTTTCGTCTTTGTTCGACGCGAGCCCGTCGCTCCCCGACGTGCCGACGCTTGATGAGGTCCTCTCGGAGAGCGACTCGAACGACGAGACTCTGGCTTCCCCCTTCGACTCGGACGAGTCGGATGGGGACCGCTGA
- a CDS encoding YggS family pyridoxal phosphate-dependent enzyme yields the protein MTTGYSERLVETLPRVRERIARAELDADREAGVVRLIAVTKSHPFAAVRAALDAGLRDLGENRVEELDTKVAEFGRDGVTWHMIGHIQGRKTAKAAELSDLIHSIDSAKLAESVARRASEMDVECRVLLQVNTSGEASKSGLSVESAVEDVVRLADSPGLRVDGLMTMAPFVDDERVLGNAFRRLREIREVAAGHSDNVGPELSMGMTNDLHIAIREGSTMVRIGTALFGPR from the coding sequence ATGACGACAGGCTACAGTGAGCGGTTAGTGGAGACGCTGCCGCGCGTGCGAGAGCGCATAGCGCGTGCGGAGCTAGATGCTGATCGTGAGGCTGGCGTTGTCCGTCTGATCGCGGTCACGAAGTCACATCCTTTCGCGGCTGTTCGAGCCGCGTTGGACGCTGGCTTACGGGACCTTGGTGAAAACCGAGTAGAAGAGCTCGACACGAAGGTGGCCGAGTTCGGGAGGGATGGGGTGACGTGGCATATGATTGGCCATATACAGGGTCGTAAGACTGCGAAGGCGGCGGAGCTTTCGGACCTGATCCACTCCATTGATTCGGCGAAGCTGGCTGAAAGTGTAGCGCGCCGAGCTTCTGAAATGGACGTGGAATGTCGCGTGTTGCTCCAGGTGAATACGTCCGGGGAGGCGTCGAAGAGTGGGTTGTCAGTAGAATCGGCGGTGGAGGACGTTGTCCGGCTCGCAGATTCGCCGGGGCTCCGGGTGGACGGACTCATGACGATGGCCCCGTTTGTTGATGATGAACGAGTATTAGGGAATGCGTTTCGCAGGTTGCGCGAGATTCGCGAAGTGGCGGCGGGGCACTCCGATAACGTGGGCCCGGAGTTATCGATGGGTATGACGAACGACTTACACATCGCCATTCGGGAAGGAAGTACGATGGTTCGAATCGGTACGGCACTGTTCGGTCCTAGGTAG